The DNA region CCCCACACACCTCATCAAGGTGTGGTCCACAAAATTCTGTCACGTCAACAATATTTTGTCATGTcacatatattttataatagtaTTTTATCAAGAAAACCTTCGTAGTATTAATATAGTAATATTACTGTTAAAATTCACATAATTTCATGCACCAACATGataatgaaaacaaaaattaaaaatatttataaaatatcagGGTCTTACAAATATTCCAAGAAAGCTACATAGGGAGGATAATCTACACCGGAAAGTTGTTAATGGTAGGTGTTAGCTCAACCTGTGTTTCGGAATTGTTAGTTAGTATTGGCGGACAAACACTATTCTTTGAGTTAGATATATGTTGGGTTGGGGATGATGCATCCCTATTGTAGTACTGTGCATGTCTCTCTATAGTGGCTTTTtgttagaaaaataatttaaaatcattCATATGATCCTTACCCAAGCTTTTGAGAAAATTGGTTACTTgccatggtatcagagcctttgTGATCAAACGGCTTGTGGTTACTTGACATATTATCTATCATGATATCAGCACAACCATAAAATGCAGACCAAACAGTATCACGAACAGGTAGAATGTTGCCTTCAAAAGATGTCTTGTTGCCTCCAATATTAGTATAGAATGAGTTGCTTATAATTGAGCAAAATGTTTGGTTTCCGGGCTGCAAAATACAAATTTCTCTTGAATGAGGTCAAAGGAACCAACGGTTACATGAGTCGACCAACATAGGTAGCTCGCGGATATTGTCGTTGCAGCTGGGGCCATTGAACAAAAAGTTGATCAGCGATCCGCAACTTGTACAGGAGCAGGCCACTCAAGGAGAGCCTTCTCACTCTCGCAATACTCTCAATGTAGAAAACTGATGACCATCTGATTCCCAGCACCTATTGTAGACGTTTAAACGCACTTCAGTAATATCATAAATTGTCCAATGGATCGGACTAAACAAATTAAGGAAACAATAACAGAGTAATGATGGGAATATGAACCTTAAATATAAATGCAATTGCACATAGGGGAATGCAAGTTCCAGGTCCATTGCAAAGTATCTGGATAGTAGCAATAAGAATTACTCAAATTGTAAGCTAAACATAGATAAATAATAGAACTAATTAAGGAGACTTAGTAGTTAGTACCACTTGAGGTTTAATTTCAATCATCAGCCGCCGTGCATGCACCATTGCAACTAAAGTAGTCCAAACCGACGTTATATATGATTGACCAACTTCCCTACTTCGAGATATCTTCATGTAATATACATTATCAGTAAAATTTGTTCCATTCTGCAGAAAAAAACCATTTCTGATTAGAATTTGTAACTCATTGACACCCCTTAGAAGTAAATTTCAGAGCAGATTGAACTCTTGCAAAAAATTCACATTTTGAACCTATACCAATagaagaaaatagaaaacagaatgTTAGAGTTGTGTGTGTATTTGGAAAAAGTTCAAGATCTGTGGTAGCAACACATTCGGGCCATCCGTTCTACACTTCACCAGGCACAAAAGAGCCAGCCACAGACCCAAATGGCTGGacatttatatttgaatttgtTCATGCAGTTTATTTGAATTTGTTCCTGTTAATTTTACCTGCTTCTAGATTATTCCT from Lotus japonicus ecotype B-129 chromosome 2, LjGifu_v1.2 includes:
- the LOC130741015 gene encoding uncharacterized protein LOC130741015 isoform X1 — encoded protein: MESDNSCSFSCLSSIVAISTAILGILAVTLFLVRVLYVMYCSGKPLTQRASKPVTTLIVLGSGGHTAEMLNLLKALQRERFSPRFYVAAATDNMSLEKAQELEIGTSKVFHNGKELKKISRTQRRLHLNGTNFTDNVYYMKISRSREVGQSYITSVWTTLVAMVHARRLMIEIKPQVILCNGPGTCIPLCAIAFIFKVLGIRWSSVFYIESIARVRRLSLSGLLLYKLRIADQLFVQWPQLQRQYPRATYVGRLM
- the LOC130741015 gene encoding uncharacterized protein LOC130741015 isoform X2 → MESDNSCSFSCLSSIVAISTAILGILAVTLFLVRVLYVMYCSGKPLTQRASKPVTTLIVLGSGGHTAEMLNLLKALQRERFSPRFYVAAATDNMSLEKAQELEIGTSKVFHNGKELKKISRTQRRLHLNGTNFTDNVYYMKISRSREVGQSYITSVWTTLVAMVHARRLMIEIKPQILCNGPGTCIPLCAIAFIFKVLGIRWSSVFYIESIARVRRLSLSGLLLYKLRIADQLFVQWPQLQRQYPRATYVGRLM